GGCAGGTATTTCTTTTTTTGCTCTTCTGTGCCAAAGGCAAGGATGGGGTTTATACATAAAGAGGTGTGGGCTGAAATCATAACTCCACTTGATGCGCATACCTTGGATATCTCCTCCACAACCAGCACATAAGCCATAAAGCTTGTGCCTGCACCACCGTACTCCTCAGGTACATAGGTGCCAAGCAAACCAAGCTCTCCCATTTTTGCCACTATCTCTTCAGGGATTTTATGATCCTTATCTATCTGTGCTGCTATGGGTTTTAGCTCTTTTTGAGCAAACTCCCTTGCAGTATCCCTTATGAGTTTCTCATCATCTGTTAAATCAAAGTTCATTATATCCTCCTATTTACCCTCATACTGGGGTTTTCTTTTTTCAATGAATGCCTTTAGACCCTCTTTTGCATCTTCTGTGGAAAATGCCACACCAAACAGCGTTGCCTCATACTTCAATGCTTCATCTATCGATAGGTCAAAGCCATCGTTTATAGCCTTCTTTGCAAGTGATATTGCCACAGGGCCGTTTTCTGCTATCTTTGTTGCTATCTCTTTTGCATTGCTTAATAACTCATCCTTTGTTTCAAATACATTGGAGACTATACCTAAACTTTGAGCCTCTTTAGCCTTTATCATCTGGGTTGTAAGAATGAGGTATCGTGCTGTGTTTTTGCCCA
This window of the Hippea jasoniae genome carries:
- a CDS encoding acyl-CoA dehydrogenase family protein; its protein translation is MNFDLTDDEKLIRDTAREFAQKELKPIAAQIDKDHKIPEEIVAKMGELGLLGTYVPEEYGGAGTSFMAYVLVVEEISKVCASSGVMISAHTSLCINPILAFGTEEQKKKYLP